The Pseudomonas protegens genome contains the following window.
GGCAAAAACCATCACGCCACGAGCGCTGTCTACCTGAATGACTAGCCCAACACGCTCAAGGTTTTCAACACAAAGAGCACTTTCTAGTTTGCGCCGCTCGGCCGGCACCTCACGTAAAACCCGCGTATTAGGTAACGGTGCTACAGAGTCCAGCAGGGCGCGTAACTTCTGCTGGTACATGACAATGCGTACTTCCTCGCCTTCACCAACTTTATCCATGTGGTCAATCAGATCAAGGAAAACCCCCTTGTTCTGGATCATGTTGATCAGTGCAACGTCTGTTTTGACGACCATCAGATCCTCTACTCTTCCATTTCGGCAGCAAGATCCGGCTCGACAGCCTCAAGGCACTCCAGGGCGATCAATGACTCACTTACTCCGGTATAAAGAATCGTCCGGTTCGGGCTGTAGGACTGGTCAGTTGCGTTGAAGTAGTCGAGATTCATGTAGTTGCCCAGCACTTTGCTGATACCGGAGGTCAGGCCAGGCGTGGCCCCGAACACACAGAAGCCATCCGCGTCGGCGATGTCGCGGGCAGAGCGCAGATTCTTATCATCAAGATTGGATAGCTCATCGATGAACAGCGGCAAGCTGACCTTGGTGTCGGCTTGCAGCAACTCTTTTAGCAGGAAAGCCAGCAGGCGGCAGTTAATCATCACTGAAGTGCCAGTTGATTGCGCTTCTACAGTGAACTCGTCACTGCCGTGAAGCTTGACGCGGTAATCGATGCTGACAATCAGGCGAGCCATGTTTAGGGTGGCATCGCGACGTTGATCGGACTCGACGAACTGAGTGCAGAAACTCCCCAGACGGTCGTAGAGGACTTGTGGTGGTAGCTCACCACCGGTCAGATTCACCGAATCTACGGTCTTCAGCAACTCATCAAACTGGGGATGGAGTTTGCAGTCGATAGCCACAGCCGTGAGGTTGGATACCTTGATTGACGACAGGTGATTCTCGATCTCCTTGAGAAAGGTGCTGATCAGGGTGCGCGCGTGCCTGATCGACTGAATCTGGATCATCGTGTCGTCGTTATGCTGAACCACTTGGTTGAAATGGTTGCTCTCCTCCATATCGAGACGACCGTAAAGAACCCGGTACTTCTCATGCAAATTGGTTAGCGTTTCTAGGCTGATGGCGCTGCGATGGGCATGCTCGGCATCATCGTCAAGAGCCACCACATCCAACAGATCGGATACCAGCAACTTGATCTGGTTAAAACTACGGGTGGTGGCTTGGCTGCGACTTTCGATGGTATCCATCAAATCCTGAGTGACCACGATCTCCTGCCGCTCTGCACGCTGGTAACCGGTACTCAAGTACTCCAGACGGGAATGCAGGATGTCGTTGACTGTCCTACCCCAGCGGAGCATGGATTGTTCACGCTCCTTGGCGGCCTCTAATGCCGTCCTGGCCTGATCAACCAGACGGTTGGCCTCGTCGAGCTGCTGGTTGAGCTCAAGACAACGAGCCTCAAGAATTGCGTACTGCTCGGTGGTCTCGCCGTGCTCCTGCCCAAGCCGCACGAACTCCTGTTCAATGAACTCATGGCGTTTCAGAAGAGCAATGTTGCGTTCATCCTTCTCGATCTGAGCCTGCTTAGCAGCAATAGTGGCTTCGATCTGCTCGACTGACATTTTCGTCTTATTGGCAAGATCATTGGCGCGGCGCTTTTGCTGGGTAAGGCGCTTTCCAACAGATGCCAATTCGTCCTTACGGCTCTGTAGCAGCTTTCCAGCATCGTAGTGTTTAACCGGGACTGGAGTCGGACTGCTCAGAAACGTGAGCGAGCCATCCAGCTCATTAAACAGCGCGGTGAAATCACTGATCGTCTCAATATTGCCCTCGAGCAATGGCGGGCACTCGCCGGTGAAGACCTCCTGGTTCAGCGAGTAGAGGATGTCCGCTGTGCGGCTGGGGATCTGATCCAGATCCAGGAGTGATGGCCTCGCACCTTCAATAAGGATTTCAAGGTCTTTGACCTTCTGGCTGCCTTTGTTGATCTCGCGCGTTAACTGCTCGAACTCACGGCGAAACTCGCCATCGTCCTTCAGAGCCTTAATGTCGGCTCGATTCTCCTCGACCTGCGCCGCCAGTGCCGCAGCAATCTCTTCCGGGGTCATAGACGCGTAGCCATGCATTGCCGTTGAGAGGTCGATGGAATCCTTCTTGATCCGGTCGTAGTTCTTCCTAATCTCGCCGATTGCGCCTTTTAGCTCCTTGAGCTGGGTATTTTTGCTAATCGCCTGCTCACGCTGATGGTCAGCACCTTCTTTGACCGCACTGTAGTTCGCAGAGCACTGCATGCGAACGTCGAGGTAGGCAGAGCCCTGCTCGTTGATGCTCTGCTCAACGTCACACAATAAGTTCATCAGATCCGAACTTTGAGCATAAAAATCTGCGAAGCCTTGATTGAAACGGTCCCAGTACGGCTGTCCGTTACGAATCATCTGGAGCCGATTTTTTACCGAGCTCAGGGTTTCATAGCGCGACAGAATTTCGATGAGGTTGACGTTCAGCTCAGCCTCAGTACGATCCTTTCTGCCTTCAATAATCGTGGCGATGGTGTCCGGCAGAGTACGTTTGTCTTTGGCTGCAATGTCAAAGGCCAGGTGGATCAGGCGCTTCCAGGCATCAATCTCGCGAGCCTGCCCCCCCCCACTCTTGAGCGGCAGCAGACAAAAGCGTCCGGCATCAGGGCGTGTCGGCTGGTGCTTGTAAACTCGCTCCTTGATATTAGCTACATCCTTGATCACAACAGCGCCTAGCCTTTTCAGGGGCAGTTCAATCTGTGATCTCGACAACTCTTCAATTGGTGCGCCCATCCCTCCATTGAGGCTAGATTCATGATTCCAGAACAGGTGCTCGATTTCCGAATATTGCACTGGCACAGCAGTACGCTCATAGCTGTATTGCTTGGTTCCCACGTTAAGGATGATACAAAACGGACCATGCGGGTTTTCCGCTTCAAGAACCATGAAGGAGTTTCGCTCGGGAAAATAAAATCCAAAAGTCGCATCTCGACCGTAATAGCCTTTTGTGCTTTTGAATCCAAACTTTCTCTCACAATCGTGGAGGTTTTCTTCGGGCAAAAGAAAGAACTTCAATGCATTGAGCATTGAAGTCTTACCCTTATTATTATCGCCGAGTAAGGCTGTGTGTTGGTCGATACGAACCTTCGTATAGCAGTATGCCCCGCTATTTATCAAAACGATCTGCTTCATTTTAAAGGTTTCGTGAAACATAGATTCAATGCTCATGGCCGCTCCCCAAATACTACTGACCCAAGTAGGTTTCTTGCTCAAGTACTTTGCTAGTCTCACGCATAAACTGGATCAATTGATCTGTTTCAGGTGATAACCCCTGATATTTAATTACCTCTTGGCGTTGCTGATCAGTCAACGCGTACTTTGACTGAGCCAGGCGCTCTCTCACGTCAGGCGGCACAAGGAATACGGGGGGCTTGTCGTGCAGCAAGGTGGTCAAGGAAGCGAACATCCGTAGCCCCCCAATGTCCACATCAAACAAGCAATACAGCCTATCGAACTGACCTAACATTTTTGCATTCAGCCTGTTAGTCACCTGGTTGCCCGAACCGGAAATCAACTCAATATCACTAGCAGTAACAGCCAAAATTTCAGCAATGAATGGCAGCGTTTCATCGACTCGAAGGAAGTTCTCCAGATTCTCGACAATAACTCCCACCTTGCCCAACACGCGCGGCAGCACCCAAGACCCAGCCTCAGTCACCGCAACAGCCGGATGCCGGTGCTGAAAAGAGCGAAACATCAGTAGCGACTCGGAGACACCAATTCGATGACTGTTGCCGTCTATAGCAGCACCGACTCGCCCCCCAACATCAGAAGGCCTGAACCTCATCAAGAGCTCATCGAATGCAGCCGAAAGAAGCACTTCGACGTGATAACTATTTTTTTTAAGTTTCTTGGAAAAAAATATTCGACTGATATCTGCACGTGCCACGCCAGCAGCCAAAAGCTTGGCAATCAGTGCATCAAAATTGATAGGCTGCCTAGATTGAATCTTGTCAAGGTAGCGATAAATGACAGATGACATTGGACTTCCTTGTAGAGCTGTAAACATTCAAGAAATTACGGCCGGGCTCAATGAAAAACGCCCTCCTTCGTGAGGATGCATCCCCTTGGCCTCCCGCTCCATTCTGATCAAGCGCCCGTACTGCTGCGATCAAGCGGCCACTCCGCACTATGCAAGCCTTTGATTGAGTTCGGCAATCACGATATGTAATCTTTAGCGACTCATCTAGAGTGTTTACCTGTACAGGTAAAGTTTTCGAACAGATGGAGGGACCATGAAACGCAAGCAGTCGATCGAGTCCATACGTTGGGATCTAGCACTGCGCTATCGTCTGATCGAGACAGTGGTCTGGTGGGAAGGCCGCCTGACCACCAATCACCTGATGCAGAGCTTCGGCATCAGCCGTCAACAAGCGTCGAAGGACATCAACACCTACATCAACGAACATGCGCCGAAGAACCTCGAATATGACAAGCATTTGAAGGGATACGTCCCAAGCCGCCGCTTCCAACCGCTGTTCATCGATGACAGCGCCAGTGCCTATCTGCACCTTCTCAACCAGAACCATGAGCGCGCCCCACACATCGAGGGTCTGGCACTTGCTTATGCACACACAGAGGTATTAGCAGTGCCGGATCGCTCGGTACGGCCGGAAGTGCTGCGTCCGCTGCTAAAAGCCTGCCGGGATGGTCTGCGCCTGGAGTGCGAGTATGTGTCCTTCACCAGCCCCGGTGGCGAAACTCGCCTGATCGCCCCGCACACCTTGGTTTACACCGGAATGCGCTGGCACGTGCGGGCCTATTGCGAGAAGAATCGGGATTATCGCGACTTCGTTCTGAGCCGATTCCGCGGCATACCGGATCTGATGGATGATCCTACAGACCACGGCCGCGAGAGTGATCCGGGCTGGACCACCTTGCTGCAGGTGATCATCGAACCCGACTCGCGTCTGAAACCGGAACAACGCGCCATCATCGAGGCCGACTACGGCATGCGGGATGGCCGACTGCCAATCGAAACCCGTGGCTCACTAGTGCAATACGTGCTGCAGCGCTATCAGATCGACCCAACCAAAGTGCATGCCAAGGCGACAGCGCAGCAGATTGTCGTCGCCAACCTGGATGAGCTGCAGCCTTGGCTGTACCACTGAGCAAAGGTAAATACGTGGTCACGCCGCCGATTCTCTACACCCTGCACATCTAACTGGAGCAGATGCAACTCAATCCGTCGATCTGGAGGCGCATCCGCGTCAGCGGCGATTGTACCCCGGGGGAGTTGCTCTGTTAGATCCTCTCACATGTCGGCCTGATCCAGATTGGAAAACCCGCGCCCCTTGCAAGCGAGATCCCGATGCAGCTGCAATCTACCGAGATAGCCTCATGACCGAGTTGACCATTGTCGATATTTACTGGACCGAACGGACCAAGCTCCAATATGACGCCCAAAAGCAGACGTACATCCCTCCTGGGAACGGCGATATGGATGGAAACGGGTTCTATTGCGTCTATGGGCGCCATCCCGTTTACGGCCCTGACGTGCTTCTGTACATCGGCGAAACGAAGGAGACGGAGAGTGGCCGGTCCTTTCGAGATCGGCTAGGTGAACACCTAAAAGGGCGATTTTGGTACCACGCCAACCTGTCCGTCGCACTTGGCACCCCAGACTGCAACCAGAAACTCATGCCACAAGAAATCCGTTTCGTAGAGTCGATCTTAGTCGCTGCTCACAAACCAGCTCTGAACCGCGTGCATATCGACTGCGCAATGGAAGGTTCTGAGCGCTTTCTGGTCAGGAATTGGGACTTTCCTGACGCACTTCAGCATGAGTGTTCGGGCTACTACTGGCGGCAGTAACAGCATAGCCAGACTGTTTGATCTGGCCCAAGTATCGACAGCGCAACATCATCGAGCGCATGTTTGGCTGGGAGAAGGAGAACCGCCGGATCGTGACACGCTTGGACAAGCTCGCGAAAAGCTATGCAGCTAGGGTATCGCTGGCTTGTTCCATGCGTTTTTTGCGACACCTCTTCTCGTACGGAGCCTATGAGCCCCTGACCTGCGAGCCCAAGGGCAACAATCAACAGCGCGACCATCTGCTTGATAGATTCGGCTCCGATTCGTTTTAGGGGGCGGAGCTGAAAAAGCACCGTCCATCGGAATCCAGTCCACACAGCGTTCCAACTGGTATTCCAAGCAAGTTGACCAAACATTTGTTTACCAGCCAAAACAACTAGATACCGCCTTGTTTCAAATTACCCCGGCTCCACCAAATGAAGCAGTACAAAAAAGGCACTTGGCGATTTTCGCAAGTGCCTTTTTTTGTGCCTGGATGGGCTAGTTTGGCTCCGCAATGCCAGCTCAATGACAGCCTGCTAGGCATAGCTCAACAGCCGTACAGAGCCTGGAATGAGCTTTCATGACTGCCTCATCAGACCGAACACATCAGGCCCTCCCCCTTCCCAGTCTCTAAGCAACGGCTAGGCAAACATCTTCTTTGAGTGGCTGGCTCGATGGTGTAAACCTTACTGCAACCCCGCGCGCCCTCAACGAGTGCAGCGCATCGCTTGGCTTGGGATACAATCACCGCCAATTAATAGGCACTCGCTCCTTGGGTGCCTACAAGGGATTGCGTAATGCCCCTCACGCTGCCGCAACTGGAACACCATCTGTTCAATTCTGCGCGGCAAGATGCTAACCGGCAGCGTCCGTGTAATCCCGTTGCTGAAATCCGCTCGGCAAGCGACTGCACAGATGGGAACCTGACATGACGCCGTACCTGCCACCCCGAGAATCCCTCACCGTCGAGTTCAAGAGCGACCGCAGCAAGCTCCCCGACCGCGAGCTAATCGAAGCACTGGTCTGCTTGGCCAACGCCGAGGGCGGCGAGCTGTGGCTGGGCGTAGAAGATGATGGCACACCCACCGGCCTACATGCCGAGCACCGCCTGCTGGAGGGGCTGGCCGGTATGGTGGCAGCGCGCACCTCGCCTTCACTGAACGTACGGGCCGAAGCGGTCGAATTGGACGGGGTAACCGTGGCATGCATCCATATACCCAAGTCCCAGGGCGACGTGGCTACCACCAGTGGCGTGTACCTGCGCCGCCGCTTGAAGCACGACGGCACACCCGAATGCGTGGCGATGCTGCCCCATGAGCGCAGCAGCCGTGCGAGCAACTTCGGCCTGCTCGATGTCTCCGCACAGCCAGTGGCCGGTGCCACCCTGGCCGACCTCGACCCGCTGGAGCGCGAACGCCTGCGCCAGGCCGTGCAACAGTACGGCGGCGACCGCATGCTACTGGAACTGGACGACGAAGCCCTCGACGGCGCACTGCTGCTCACCGTACGCCAACCCGACGGTTCGCGGGTGCCAACCCTGACCGGCCTGTTGCTGGTTGGCCGGGAAACCTCTATTCGCCAACTGGTGCCCACTCACGAATTCGCCTTCCAAGTGCTGGCCCAGCAGGCCGTTCGCTTCAACGAGTTCCGTCGCTTCCCGCTGCTCAAGGCACTGGACTGGCTGGAAACCAACTTCCGCCCCTATAACCCGGAAGAAGAGCTGCAAGTCGGTCTGTTCCGCGTGCCAGTGCCCAAGGTCGACCTCGGCGCCTTTCGCGAAGCCGTGGCCAATGCCCTGGTCCACCGCGACTACCACGGTCGCGGCGCGGTGCATGTGCGCCTGGAGGACGATGCCCTGGTGATCAGCAACCCGGGTGGCTTAGTCGACGGCGTAACCCTGGCCAACCTGCTGGTGACCGAACCGCGCCCGCGCAACCCGGCCCTGGCCGACGCCATGAAGCGTATCGGCGTGGTCGAACGCTCCGGCCGCGGCGTGGACAAGATCTTTCGCGGCATGCTCAAGTTTGGCCGCCCGGCACCGGATTACAGCTACACCAATGCCCAGAGCGTGGTGCTGCGCCTGCCCACCGCCGAGGCCGACCTGGATTTTCGCCGCCTGGTGGTCGAACACGAACGCGCCACCCACGCCGAGTTGCCTATCGACAGCCTGATCGCCCTGGCCGCCCTGCGCGAAAGCAAGCGCGTCACGACCGATGAACTGGCTGTGCTGATCCAGCGCGACGCCACCAGCGCCAAACGCACTCTGGAAGCCCTGACCGAAGCCGGTTTGGTGGAAGCCCATGGGTCCACCCGAGGTCGCAGCTATACCCTGTCGGCCAGCCTGTATCAGGCCGCAGGCGACAAGGCTGCCTATACCCGCCAGGCAGGCTTCACAACCATTCAGCATGAACAGATGGTGTTTAACTATGTGCAGCAGCATGGGCAGATCCAGCGCGCGGAAGTGATGGATCTGTGCCGGCTCTCGCCTGATCAGGCGGCAAAGCTGCTTAAACGCATGAAAGACAAAGGCGCTCTGATACAGCAAGGTGAGCGACGCTGGGCGGTCTATAAGCTCGGCTAAGAATTCTATGAGCCGCTATGAGCCGCTATGAGCCTGTATGAGCTCATACACACCTTGTAATGATCTACTGAAGCAGCGTTAAGTCTCTTTCTATTGTGCGAAACGTCCTAGTTGTACCTAGCCCCCTTGTTTCGAGAATCCCGGCTAACTAGCCTCGACCTGTCACCGAACATTCGATGGCCGGGTTTAGCAGCTCGATGTTGACTAGGCGCTTGGAGTTACGCCATGAAAAAGCTCGTTCCCGATCAGTCCAAAACACCCGCCCACAAACGCAGAAGCCCTGAACTAGACCAAGCCAATAAAGAGTTACTTCAAAAACTGGCTCTTCGGCCTACCGGTAAACCTCTGGCCAAATCCATCAAACACACTTCAGGCATCCCGGTTGGTAGCAATTCATTGTTTGCCATCCGAGAAGGCATCACCGCCGAAGAAGCCCTGCTCCACGTCTCCCTGCTGCTGAAAAGCGCCGAAGAAGTCTCCGATGAAATCACCGAGCGCGGCAGCGGCATCGAGCGCGGCCTGATCTGGTCCCTGGTGCATTCGGTGGAGATGGCCCGGGCGGTGGTGGATGCCTTGCTCGATGGCAGTCGCCACAGGCCTTCGCTTAAGTAGCACGCCCCACGAACGCACCACGCGGCGGCTCGGTCCGCCGCGTCCTTCCCTCAATGTTCCGCTCGCCACCACCCCATCCGCAGCAGCGCGTTTACCCCCGCCAGGCGCCGCAAACAAAGGCGTCATTGCGACAAAACCAAGTAATGGCCAATTGTCAGCATTGCTCAGTTCTGAGCATTTCTCCGTCCCTATACTCGCGCCAAACCTTTACCTCTAGCTGGCCCCGTGGGTCTCCAGCACGCCTTTTCGTGCTCGGACGCCAGGACGCCCATGCCCCCAAGGACTGCGCGGATGAATCACGTTTATCGCACCATCTGGAACCACGCCAAAGGTGTCTGGCAAGTCGTCGGTGAACACACCACCAGCCAGGGCAAGACCAAATCCAGCAAGACTGCCAGCAGTGCCGGGCTGCTGGCGCTGGGGGCGATCCTGAGCAGCCCCGGGGTCTATGCCCAGGGCATTGTCACGGACGGCAGAACGGCCACCAGCCTGGTGCAGAATGGCCAGGTGACGGACATCCGCACCAACACCATCCAGGGCGGCAACGGTTTCAACTCGTTCTCTCGCTTCAATGTGGGCAGTGGCGAAACAGCCAACCTCTATGTGCCCGATTCAGCCAACGCGCTGATCAACATCGTTCGCGACCAGCGCACTGAAATCAACGGCATCCTCAACGGCTACAAGAACGGTCAAATCGGTGGCGATATCTACTTCGCCAACCCCCACGGCATGGTGGTTGGCGAGAAGGGCGTGATCAACGTTGGCTCCCTCAACGTCAGCACGCCGAACAGCGCCGCACTGGAGCGTCTGCTGGGGGCCGATGGACGTATCGACGAGCAGGCCGTGGCTCAGCTCAAGGCGGGAAACCTGCCGCTGTCCGAGAGCGGCCTGGTGTCCGTGCGTGGGCAGGTCAACGCCAGCGGCGCCATCAAGCTGCAGGGGCATGACGTCGAGATCGCTGCCGGCGCCAGCCTCAACAGCGCGCAACCGGCCGTGCCACGCATAGAGCAACTGGTGAACATCGGTGACCTGGACAGTGGCGCCGCCATGGTCGAAGTCGAGGGTGAAATCCGCATCGTCGCGGCTCAAGACGTCAAGGTGGACGGCCGGGTGATTGCCGACGGCAGCGGTGGTCACAAGGCCGGCGAAGTGGAGATCCGCGCCGGTCGCGATATCGTCATCGGTCAGGGCGCGCGCGTCTCGGCGTCCGGCCAGGGCGAGCACTCCGATGGCGGCAAGGTGCTGGTCAAGGCCAAGGAACAGACCACCCTGGCCAAGGGCGCCACGGTCGCCGCCAACGCCGGGCGCAGCGGCGATGGCGGCTCGGTGGAGCTTTCGGCGGACAAGACCGTGACCTGGGCCGGTAGCCTGGAAGCCAGCGCCGGCCAGAGCGGCAAGGCCGGCCAGGTGCTGATCGATCCGGAACAAATCAACGTCACCCAGGACCAGCGGCTGGGCGGGGCCAACTACACCCTGCAAGCCTCCAAGCAGATCAACCTGGCCAACGGCGTGATGGTCTCGACCCGCAACATCGCCAACTACCAGAACGCCAGCCAGGACGAGCACCGTGATGCCGTCTCCATCGGCGACTCCGGCAATATCAGCCTGGAAGCCCCCAGCATCGTCCTGGGCGACAACGCCAAGCTCTATGCCCACACCAACACCAGCGCCTATCAGGCGGGCGACATCAGCCTCAAGGCCCGCGCCACCGAAGGCGCGCTGATCACCCCGGGGATCCAGGTCGGAGTCGGCAGCAACAAGACTGAAATCACCCTGGGCAAGGGCGTCGAGGTGCGGGGCCGCAAGGTCAGCATCAGCGCCGAATCCTCCACCGCGCTGACCGACAGCCTCTCCGAGAAAGGCCTGTACAACGCCTACGACGCCGACGGCAACCCGATCGCCCAGGTGCTCACCGACCAGCAGATGGCGACCCAGCGCGAGGCGCTGCTCAAGTCCGGCGCGATCACCCCGGATCAGGCCGCCGCCGGGCAGAAAGGCTTCTTCGAAGGATTGATCAACACCCTGGTGAGCAATGGCCTGCTGGCGGGTGTGCAGGTGCTCGACGCCCAGTCCAAGGTCAACATCGGCGATCAGGTGCAGATCGTCGGCAGCGGTGACGTGAACATTGCCGCTCACGCCGCCACCAACGCCACGGCCCAAGTCATGGGGTTGCACGTCGGCGCCGTGGTGGCGGTCACCAGCACCGACGCCACGCTGAATGTCGGCCAGGGTGCCCGCATCGAATCCCAGACCGGCAACGTCACCCTCAAGAGCCAGTCCGACACCACCGTTGATACCAGCGTCAAGGCCATGAAGGTGTCCTCCAAGCTGCCGGTGACCCTCACCGCCAACGTGTCCTACGCCGATGGCACGGCCGATACCCAGGTCGGCGCCGGCAGCCTGATCAAGGCCGCGGGCAACGCCAGCGTGCAGGCCGAGCAGAACAAGTCCTATAAGGTGGCCGCCATTGCCGGCGACAGCGAAGGCGCGGTCGGCATCGCGGTGCTGGTGGCGCTCTCCGACCTGGACGCGCGCAACACCTTCAACGGCACCCTTGAGGCCGGCAACAACGCCACGCTCTCGGCCACCCTCAATACCCAGCAGAACCAGCACAACGCCAGCGTGCTGCTGGGCGACACCCTCGGCACCCGGGTCGCCAAGATGCAGAGCGACGCGGTGAACAAACTGGTGGAGGGCATGAAGTCCTTCATTGGCAAGACCACCGAAAAAGCCGGCGAGCAGAACAAGGACGAGAACACCGAAGGTTTCCTCAAGAAGCTCGGCGTGGCTGGCGCCGTGGCCTACATCGATCACGACAACAACGCCAGCCTCGACGTGGGCAGCCAGGCCAAGGTCAAGGCCGGGGCCAACGCCAA
Protein-coding sequences here:
- a CDS encoding helix-turn-helix transcriptional regulator; translated protein: MKRKQSIESIRWDLALRYRLIETVVWWEGRLTTNHLMQSFGISRQQASKDINTYINEHAPKNLEYDKHLKGYVPSRRFQPLFIDDSASAYLHLLNQNHERAPHIEGLALAYAHTEVLAVPDRSVRPEVLRPLLKACRDGLRLECEYVSFTSPGGETRLIAPHTLVYTGMRWHVRAYCEKNRDYRDFVLSRFRGIPDLMDDPTDHGRESDPGWTTLLQVIIEPDSRLKPEQRAIIEADYGMRDGRLPIETRGSLVQYVLQRYQIDPTKVHAKATAQQIVVANLDELQPWLYH
- a CDS encoding ATP-binding protein, which gives rise to MTPYLPPRESLTVEFKSDRSKLPDRELIEALVCLANAEGGELWLGVEDDGTPTGLHAEHRLLEGLAGMVAARTSPSLNVRAEAVELDGVTVACIHIPKSQGDVATTSGVYLRRRLKHDGTPECVAMLPHERSSRASNFGLLDVSAQPVAGATLADLDPLERERLRQAVQQYGGDRMLLELDDEALDGALLLTVRQPDGSRVPTLTGLLLVGRETSIRQLVPTHEFAFQVLAQQAVRFNEFRRFPLLKALDWLETNFRPYNPEEELQVGLFRVPVPKVDLGAFREAVANALVHRDYHGRGAVHVRLEDDALVISNPGGLVDGVTLANLLVTEPRPRNPALADAMKRIGVVERSGRGVDKIFRGMLKFGRPAPDYSYTNAQSVVLRLPTAEADLDFRRLVVEHERATHAELPIDSLIALAALRESKRVTTDELAVLIQRDATSAKRTLEALTEAGLVEAHGSTRGRSYTLSASLYQAAGDKAAYTRQAGFTTIQHEQMVFNYVQQHGQIQRAEVMDLCRLSPDQAAKLLKRMKDKGALIQQGERRWAVYKLG